CGCCTTCACCGTTCCAGACGGGCACTCTCTTGATGCGGCTGATGGTAGTCCGACAGATGCGGTGTATGTGGACAATGCTGGTAAAGTGGGCGTTGGCACAAGTACACCCTCCGCAAAGTTGGATGCTGTAGGAAGTGTCCGTGTGCTCCCTGGTACTGGAACCTACTATCCAACAACTGGTAAAGGCCTGGAGTTATGTTACTCTGACGCCACCGACATAGGAAGTGTCGCTACCTATGACCGTAGTACGAGTACGTACAAGACACTCTGGCTAAGGGGAAATCCGACAATCATCAACTACGCTGGACCTGGATACAACGTGGGAATCGGACTTATTAACAACCCCACTGAGAGACTCGAAGTCGATGGAACGGTGAAAATGACTGGCTTCAAGATGCCGACCGGCGCCGCTGCAGGACGGGTGCTGACCTCAGACGCCTCGGGTGTGGGTACGTGGCAACCGGTTCCCGGGGGAATTGGTGGTAGTGGCACAACCAACTACATCCCGAAATTCACAGCAGGAACCGCTCTTGGCAATTCGATAATATACGAAACAGGTGGGAAAATCGGAATCGGGACGGCAACACCCACCAACCTACTCACGCTGCGGTCCGCTGGTCCCTGGATTGAGTTTCAAGATAGCGACGGGGGCAACTATTGGATCATTGGAGCTTATGGGGGAAACTACTTTGCCCTAACTGAAGCGACTCCTGGTGGTATGGGATACACCAGACTCACCGTCAAAGAGGGTGGCAACCTCGGGATAGGCACAACAGCCCCCGCCAACATCCTCACCGTCCAGCAATCCTCTCCCACCGACCCGATTGCCGATGCCTGGCTCACCTACAGCTCGCGGCGCTGGAAGACCAACATCAAGCCAATCGAGGCGGCTCTGGCAAAAGTCAAGGGCTTGCGGGGCGTCACGTTCGACTGGAAAGAGGACGGCAAGCATGACATCGGCCTTGTGGCTGAGGAAGTAGGTGAGGTCATCCCGGAGGTAGTGACTTACGAGGAAAACGGCAGAGATGCCCGATCGATCGACTACGGCCGCTTGGTGGCAGTCTTGATTGAGGCGATAAAGGAACAGCAGGCCCAGATCGAAGAGCTCAAGGCGAAACTGGGGGCTCTCGCTCCGAAGGAGTAAAGAGCCAATGGCAGCCACCGCCACGTCACAGGAAAACCACAGCTCACGCATGCCTGCACAGATCGTGCACCAACAAGAGGACAGACATCAGCGAAGTTGAGGCAAAGGGAGGCACTTCCCGTCGCCAGCGACCATGTCAGCGGGGCGGCCCGCAAATACGCATGAAGGGTGCGCTGCTCCCCCTACCCAGGAACCGCGAGGCGCCGGCGTATGTGGGCACACAGGCGTCTGTGCTGGCCAAAGTTTTGTCGTGCCGAGCCCGAGGACTTTGAAGTGCTCCTGGCCAGTTTCAACACGAGAACCAAGCCTCAAGAGGGGGTGGTTGTTATGGCGGCGGCTTGATTTTGAGAGGATAGTCTGGTGGTAGGAGGAACCTTTTCAGGACCCCTGGAACAGGGGAGGAGGTAAGCCATGAAACCATCAAGATTGACCAGAAGCGCGGCTTTTGTTGCAGCGCTGGCTACCGCTGCCTTTGCTGGCAAGATCGTCCCTGACGGCCGAACGGTACTGTACGATAGTTTCGACGGAGCCACCGTTGGCAACGCCTTCGGTCCGATTACCTACGAGGACGGCCTCCCCGGCCTTGGAAAGGCAGCCAAATTGCCTCTGGGCGCATATCTGAGGTACGACATTCTCTCGTGGTACACAGGGAATGGCCCCGCGCACCCGGGCGTCGAAGGGACTGTGGAGTTCTGGGTCAAACTCAACCGCGACTACGGGGAGGTTTTGCAGTTCAATTGGTATCTCACCGGCACACCCCCGGCGTCCGGCGCTGTCTACCTTCCCTACCTCACGGCCGATCATGTGTATCGTCATTGGGCTTGGCCCGGCGCTTGGCTGCAGCCCCTGGATGGCCACACCATAGTCAAGGCCGACGAGTGGACACACATCGCCACAAGCTGGGGACCTGCAGGCACCAAGATCTACATCAATGGCGTCCTGGATGCCTGGAAGGCGGAAGGTGGCGGGTGGTCGGGGGTGCCCTATCTCCTTACCAACACCTACATCTATGTCAATCACTGGGGCGCGAGCGACCTGGGCCTGATCGACGAGCTGCACATTGCCAAGGTCCAGCTCAGCGATGAAGAAATCGCCGAGCACGCCACGATAGTGTTCAATCAAGCCCCTGTGGCCAATGCAGGACCAGATACAGTCGTCGCCGGCGGTTGGCCGGACGGGGCAGAGGTCATGCTGGACGGCACAGGTTCCTATGACCCCGACGGTGATGCCTTGCACTACCACTGGAGTTGGGACAGCGGCGAAGCAACAGGGCCCACTCCCATCGTTCGGCTGCCCTGCGGTACCACGACCATTTTCTTGGTCGTAGACGACGGGCAGCTCAGCTCACCCCCGGACTTTGTGAGCGTCACCGTGCTCGACTCGGCTCACGGCCACATCGTTGACTTGCGCGAAGAGGGGAGGCTGTCCATCGCGCTGTACAATCCCTTTCCCGTGCAGCAGATTCTCGATGAAGCCTTTCTGACATACGCCCGGGCTGTGTTGGACGCGATGCGCACATGCACCACTGCGCTGCTCGATCTTCACGATGCTGAACTCAAGAGCTCCTCAGTTGCTGCCATGGCCGTGGGCTGGGGTTTCCCGAACAACTTTGTGCTGGGCCTTGCCATAGAGGATAGTACGGGGACGCGTCGCGCCCTCACCTTCGAGGCGCAATGTACCCTTCCCCAGCCACCTCATATGGGCATCCACAGAGTGGACTTCGCCACGACTTTCGACAACGGCGCGCACCACCAGTCCGCTTTCCTGCACTTCTTCGCCGCCTCACCGCCAGACAGCAGCAGGCCAACAATCGACGTGGCCTGGCTGTCCGACACCGAGGTCACATTTTCGATCTCCGGGTCGATCCTGGAAACAGCGCTGATGAAGATCGGCTCCTGGTTAGAGACAGGGGCTCTGAAGGTCGCTGATTGGACTCTGCGGCTAGCACGGATCGTTCAGGACGCGATAGAGGACTCTGAGCCGCCAAGTGTGGTCTTCTCCCCTGATAGGCCAAGCAATTGGTACAATGTAGATGTCAAGATGACCCTTTGGGACGCGTCAGGGCTGGTCGCCGTGCTGAAAGTCGACACTACACTCATGGTGCGCCTAGCGCCACCTGCGCAAGCATTGCAGCCACCTTTGCCGACCAGTGAGGGTGAGCATAGGGTTTCTTACTGTCTCGCTGACTGGAAGGGGTTGTTGAGGCTCCTCGGCGTGCTCAAGTCGCCGCCGACGCTGGAGAGCGCCATCAGGACAATCCTGGATCTCATCCTGGTCAGCTCCGGGGACGGCGGCTCCCACTCTTTGCCGGAGGAGGTGTTCAACACGCTCATGGAGATAATCCAAGCACGCGCCTTCACTGACCACTTGGTGATGGGGCGTAAGGAGCTCAATATCGACCGCACTAGCCCGAATATCAGCTGGACGCTTAGCCCTGGCACCGTCCATGTGACCGTAGATGATCCGAACCACCGACAAAACAGTGGCCTCGACCAGGTACACTATTGGGTCGACGGAAGCTGCATCATGGATGAGAACCTTCAAGGCGAAGACACCCGCCTGAGGGACATCTCCGTCCCCACATCCTTCCGGCTGGACGTTTCCGCGTGGGATGTGGCGGGAAATGAAGCCAGGAGGTCCATGGACCCATATGTGTTGAGCTTGGAACCCGCCTCGAGCTGCGAGGTCCAATTCGCTGCGGCCGAGCACTACCTGTGGTTCAACAACAACGGACTGAAGGAAGTGGAACTCCAGCTCAATGACGCCCGCTTCCGGCTGGTTGCACATGCGACGAGGAGAGACCAAGAGGGGGACATCTATTTTGTGCCCGAGTATGGTGGGGCATCTGTTGATTTCTCCCCGTACATCGGCGATCGCAAGCAAGTGCACATGCTCATCCACCCCTTCGGCCCAAGCGGCGCGTGCGGTTTCTTCATCTTCTCGGACTGCAATTCAGTGACCGCGGTGAGAGGAGGGTCTTCGCCAAGTGCCATGATGCCGCGTGCTTTCTCCTTGGAGCAATGCAGTCCCAATCCCTTCCAGACACGGACGGTGATCCGATACCAAGTCCCCAGTGCCACCGAGCTTCGTCTTCGCGTATTCGACTTGCTCGGCAGGGAAGTGCGACAGTTAGTTGGCGGCCAGCAACCAGCAGGCTACTACTTCGCCCACTGGGACGGAAGGACGAGCGGGGGCGACATGGCGGCAAGTGGGACATACCTCGTCCGACTTGATGCGCCTGGCTACCACCAGACGCGCAAGGTGCTGCTCCTCAGGTGATTGAGGCGAGGTGAGAAAACGATCCTCCGCCGCT
This window of the Calditrichota bacterium genome carries:
- a CDS encoding T9SS type A sorting domain-containing protein, producing MKPSRLTRSAAFVAALATAAFAGKIVPDGRTVLYDSFDGATVGNAFGPITYEDGLPGLGKAAKLPLGAYLRYDILSWYTGNGPAHPGVEGTVEFWVKLNRDYGEVLQFNWYLTGTPPASGAVYLPYLTADHVYRHWAWPGAWLQPLDGHTIVKADEWTHIATSWGPAGTKIYINGVLDAWKAEGGGWSGVPYLLTNTYIYVNHWGASDLGLIDELHIAKVQLSDEEIAEHATIVFNQAPVANAGPDTVVAGGWPDGAEVMLDGTGSYDPDGDALHYHWSWDSGEATGPTPIVRLPCGTTTIFLVVDDGQLSSPPDFVSVTVLDSAHGHIVDLREEGRLSIALYNPFPVQQILDEAFLTYARAVLDAMRTCTTALLDLHDAELKSSSVAAMAVGWGFPNNFVLGLAIEDSTGTRRALTFEAQCTLPQPPHMGIHRVDFATTFDNGAHHQSAFLHFFAASPPDSSRPTIDVAWLSDTEVTFSISGSILETALMKIGSWLETGALKVADWTLRLARIVQDAIEDSEPPSVVFSPDRPSNWYNVDVKMTLWDASGLVAVLKVDTTLMVRLAPPAQALQPPLPTSEGEHRVSYCLADWKGLLRLLGVLKSPPTLESAIRTILDLILVSSGDGGSHSLPEEVFNTLMEIIQARAFTDHLVMGRKELNIDRTSPNISWTLSPGTVHVTVDDPNHRQNSGLDQVHYWVDGSCIMDENLQGEDTRLRDISVPTSFRLDVSAWDVAGNEARRSMDPYVLSLEPASSCEVQFAAAEHYLWFNNNGLKEVELQLNDARFRLVAHATRRDQEGDIYFVPEYGGASVDFSPYIGDRKQVHMLIHPFGPSGACGFFIFSDCNSVTAVRGGSSPSAMMPRAFSLEQCSPNPFQTRTVIRYQVPSATELRLRVFDLLGREVRQLVGGQQPAGYYFAHWDGRTSGGDMAASGTYLVRLDAPGYHQTRKVLLLR